GGCGTCCAATCCCTCGGCCCTCATTTCAATCGCAACGTCCTCCGCCTTGGGAGACAGTGTGACGAGCGTCTCTCCTTGCTTGACAGTTTCCATGATGCCGATCCTTGCCTGCCTGACCACGGTCCCATCCATCGTCGCATAAATCTTGGCCGCATCGATACGTTGTTGATTGTTCTGTAAGCGCACGGTCACATCCGCCAATTCATCCGCCGCCTTCGCGGCACTTGCAACAGCCTGGTCACGAGCTGCTTCCGCCTCTATCAACCGCTGCCATACCTCGGCGGAGACCTGATCTCGACCAAATGCCAATGCCGACCTTGCTTGTTCAGCAGCCTTGAGATTGGCCTGCGCGGCTTGCAGGGCGGCCTGGGCCGTCACCTCAGCTTGAATCGTCAACTCAAGTTCCCGTTGGGAAACCAAACCGTCCTTGACGAGCTGTCGGTGCCGATCGACGTTGAGCAGCGCTGTAGTCAAATCGATTTTGGCCGCTTCAAGTTTTTGCTGGGCTTCACGCACTCTGTTCTCCGCCTCAACCACCCTCGCGTCGGCAGAAGGAACCGCGGCCTTGACTAAGTTCCTCATTTCTCCAATCCGCTTATTTAACTGCTCAGCTCTAGCCAGAGCCGCTTCCCGTTGCTGTTGCAGGGCGATCTTTCGCTGCTCCAACAGAGAAATGAGTTCTGGCGCCATGAAATTCGGATCATAGTCTTCAAGCTCGGCGATGAGGTCGCCTTTCTTCACCGGCATGCCTTCATAGATGTGCCAGGCCTTCAGTCGACCGGTGATACGAGACTCTATGTTTTGCGGTCGTTCATATGGCGTGTACGCCGAGACTTTCCCCGTGGCGCTGATCGTCTGCGTCCACGGAACAAACTCGACGATAATCAGTATTAGAAGAAGAATGGTTAACGTTACCCGCGATGAGCCGAGTAAACTTCTTGGCACCTTTACGGCCTGCCATGATGACATATTGGCCACACTGCCCATCATGTCGACATCAGCGGCCGCGATCCCTGGCCCCGGTTGTGATACCACAAGCGATCTTTCTTCTGAATTACCTTGTTGGCGAGCCATGGAGCCTCCCTTAATTCGCTGTTACATGACAACGGTCAGTTACATATGGGCATGATGCAGCATCACACGGCGATCAGCATGATCCGTCAAGTTTGGATCAGTGGACACAAAAATCACCGACCAAGGTTCTTCTTTCGCACAGAGCCTGCGCAAGATTCTCTCTCGCAGCGATGGTTCTAGACTGTGAATGAGACCGTCGAAGATCAGAACTTGAGGTCGACCAAGAATAGCCCTCGCAAGAAGGATTTGGACGGCATGACTTGGAGAAATAGCTTCGCCCAGTTCCGAGATATCCGATTTGATGCCTTGAGGAAGAACATCGATATCTTCTTCGAGTTCTGTAAAACGGAGCGCCCATATAATGTCATCGTACGTAACGTAGGATCGTCCGAGCACGATGTTGTCTTCGATCGTCCCCTTCAGCAGAGAAAGCTGAGAATCGATCATGACGCTCCGACATTGGCTGAGGACGGTAGGATCGATGTATCGCAAATCAACCCCATTATATTGGACAACTCCGCTGGTCGGAGCCTCCAACCCGCCCAACACCCTGGCCAACGCCGTTTTTGCCGTGGTGGTACGAGCATAGATCCCAAGCTTTTCCCCCGGAGCAACATCCAAATTGAAACTATCAAACACAGGCGCTCCGTCATGAACCAGTCCCACGCTTTTACAGGTAACGCGAATCCCCTCATTCAGATGTGAGGGCAATGCGACCGTCGACGCAGCGGGAAGCGGATCCCGCTGA
This sequence is a window from Candidatus Nitrospira inopinata. Protein-coding genes within it:
- a CDS encoding HlyD family secretion protein, translated to MMGSVANMSSWQAVKVPRSLLGSSRVTLTILLLILIIVEFVPWTQTISATGKVSAYTPYERPQNIESRITGRLKAWHIYEGMPVKKGDLIAELEDYDPNFMAPELISLLEQRKIALQQQREAALARAEQLNKRIGEMRNLVKAAVPSADARVVEAENRVREAQQKLEAAKIDLTTALLNVDRHRQLVKDGLVSQRELELTIQAEVTAQAALQAAQANLKAAEQARSALAFGRDQVSAEVWQRLIEAEAARDQAVASAAKAADELADVTVRLQNNQQRIDAAKIYATMDGTVVRQARIGIMETVKQGETLVTLSPKAEDVAIEMRAEGLDAPLLTPGRKVKILFFGVPAIPLPAWPELMAGTRTGIIRVVDQIDDGKGNFRFWVVPDPEDSQPWPDQSRVRQGTKVLGWVILNRVPLWYELWRRFNFFPPDYTEREPSIFEMFMPRTTGQGIK